One genomic region from Jilunia laotingensis encodes:
- a CDS encoding ATP-grasp domain-containing protein, with protein MDKQSILIFGAGRLQIPIIKKAHEEGYYTIVVTLDPNEPACKFADEIVKDDFCNESRMLEVAKQYKVIGVLTDQTDIPVRTMAYVSEKLGLPGNSYETACIFTDKFLMRERCKELGIETLAYKLCYSVQDAIDFFKHSQFKEVILKPIGNQGSKGIYKAASEQDILHYYPYVNTYANNKPILIEQFVYGDELVVEGCAFNYNFINTVIGDTFYFKSTNNVFAACKRIFPSQHNPKIVRKVLDINKKIIEGFRLKQGLTHSEYIICDGKVFLIEVAARGGGVYISSDLVPLTTGIDTQKFLIDIVTGQARSLPFVQDMKTIACYVAFFLPIGECVRCDGIDEILSLPFIHSNNLDTLYVGLKVKANTDKTSRYFMVVSAKSYEQLNNRIVYIKQILNIQSKNDGVVKEVIWE; from the coding sequence ATGGATAAACAATCTATTCTAATCTTTGGAGCTGGAAGATTACAGATTCCTATCATTAAGAAGGCTCACGAAGAGGGTTATTACACTATAGTAGTGACTCTTGATCCTAATGAACCTGCTTGCAAATTTGCTGATGAAATTGTCAAAGATGATTTCTGTAATGAGAGTAGAATGCTTGAAGTTGCCAAACAATACAAGGTTATTGGAGTGCTAACAGATCAGACAGATATTCCAGTGCGTACTATGGCCTATGTTTCAGAAAAACTTGGATTACCAGGCAATTCTTATGAAACGGCTTGTATATTTACAGATAAATTTTTGATGCGTGAAAGGTGTAAAGAGCTGGGTATAGAAACACTCGCATACAAACTCTGTTATTCTGTTCAGGATGCTATTGATTTCTTTAAGCATTCCCAGTTCAAAGAAGTCATCCTGAAGCCAATCGGTAATCAGGGAAGCAAAGGAATATATAAAGCAGCATCAGAACAAGATATTTTACATTATTATCCCTATGTAAACACCTATGCGAATAATAAACCAATTCTTATCGAGCAATTTGTATATGGTGATGAACTAGTTGTTGAAGGCTGTGCTTTCAATTATAACTTTATCAATACTGTTATAGGAGATACATTTTACTTTAAAAGTACAAATAATGTATTTGCTGCGTGCAAAAGAATATTTCCTTCTCAACATAACCCAAAAATTGTAAGAAAAGTTTTAGATATAAATAAAAAAATCATTGAAGGATTTAGATTAAAGCAGGGGCTTACTCACAGTGAATATATTATATGTGATGGAAAAGTTTTTTTGATTGAAGTAGCCGCAAGAGGAGGTGGTGTATATATTTCTTCCGATCTTGTTCCTCTTACGACAGGTATAGATACTCAGAAATTCTTGATAGACATTGTTACAGGGCAAGCGAGATCATTACCATTTGTTCAAGATATGAAAACAATAGCATGCTATGTAGCCTTTTTCTTACCAATTGGTGAATGTGTGAGATGTGATGGTATTGATGAGATTTTGTCATTACCTTTTATACATAGTAATAATCTTGATACTCTATATGTCGGATTAAAAGTTAAGGCAAACACAGATAAGACATCACGTTATTTTATGGTTGTATCTGCCAAAAGTTACGAACAATTAAATAATAGAATAGTGTATATTAAGCAAATACTTAATATACAATCTAAGAATGATGGGGTTGTAAAGGAAGTCATTTGGGAATAA
- a CDS encoding acetyltransferase: protein MKKKIALIGSGAFASRVVDIIESTNKFEIIGYFDGYASVGDIINGYKILGNDNDAFIMYGEGLFDCVIICLAYTQFAQKKKLFELYSNKIPFATIIHPTAYVSPKSNIGAGVIVCENATICKGASIENNVTIKPGVLVSHDSKIGKHSFIAARVAIAGLVEIGECCFIGINATIRNRITIGDNVVLGMGSVALKNLNANSIYVGNPAHYLKANIDYNSSNTE from the coding sequence ATGAAAAAGAAAATTGCACTAATTGGTTCAGGGGCGTTTGCATCAAGAGTTGTTGATATCATTGAATCAACAAATAAGTTTGAAATTATCGGTTATTTTGATGGATACGCTTCAGTAGGTGATATAATTAATGGCTATAAAATTTTGGGTAATGATAATGATGCATTTATTATGTATGGAGAAGGTTTATTTGACTGTGTCATTATTTGTTTGGCATATACTCAGTTTGCACAAAAGAAAAAACTATTTGAGTTATATAGTAACAAAATTCCATTTGCAACGATTATTCATCCCACTGCTTACGTTAGTCCAAAATCAAATATTGGTGCAGGTGTCATAGTTTGTGAAAACGCGACTATTTGTAAAGGTGCAAGTATAGAAAATAATGTAACAATAAAACCTGGAGTTTTAGTTAGTCACGATTCTAAAATAGGCAAGCATTCTTTTATCGCAGCAAGAGTGGCAATAGCGGGATTAGTGGAAATAGGGGAATGTTGTTTTATCGGTATAAATGCAACCATACGTAACCGTATAACCATAGGTGATAATGTCGTATTAGGAATGGGAAGTGTTGCCCTTAAGAATTTAAATGCAAACTCCATTTATGTTGGTAATCCCGCTCATTATCTAAAAGCTAATATAGACTATAATAGTAGTAATACAGAATAA
- a CDS encoding nucleotidyltransferase family protein: MLNKKIASIKIEADKTILQTMKQMDERNVRLFYAFEGEQFVGLISIGDIQRAIIRNIPLDTPIACILDKEKVYAQLGQPINLIKKKMQSMRAESMPVLDDNGKLVDVYFWKDFFAVKNVPEREKIDLPVVIMAGGKGTRLKPLTNIIPKPLIPVGDRTILEEIMDQFEIIGCKKFYMSVNYKYDMIEYYLRQLDKNYDIEFFMEDKPLGTIGSVSLLKDKISTPFFVSNCDIRIDQDFRDVYNYHKENHNDITIVTAIKSYNIPYGVIETGQNGIMKEITEKPEISYMINTGVYLLNADLIREIPQGEFFHITHLIEKVNIRGGRVGCFPVSDGQWKDMGEWPEYLKMINVFNG; the protein is encoded by the coding sequence ATGCTGAATAAAAAAATAGCTTCAATTAAAATTGAAGCAGATAAAACCATCCTTCAGACCATGAAGCAGATGGATGAACGTAACGTTCGTTTATTCTATGCATTTGAAGGTGAACAGTTCGTTGGACTAATATCTATTGGTGATATTCAGCGAGCAATAATAAGGAATATTCCACTTGATACTCCAATTGCATGTATTCTTGACAAGGAAAAAGTATATGCTCAATTAGGTCAACCCATTAACCTTATCAAAAAGAAAATGCAATCTATGCGCGCTGAAAGTATGCCAGTTTTAGATGATAATGGCAAATTAGTAGACGTTTATTTTTGGAAAGATTTTTTTGCAGTTAAAAATGTTCCGGAACGTGAAAAGATAGATTTACCTGTTGTGATAATGGCTGGAGGTAAAGGTACCCGTCTTAAGCCACTTACAAATATTATTCCTAAACCTCTCATTCCTGTGGGTGATAGAACGATACTCGAAGAAATAATGGATCAGTTTGAGATTATTGGTTGTAAGAAATTCTATATGTCAGTAAATTATAAATACGATATGATAGAATATTATCTTCGCCAATTAGACAAGAACTATGACATTGAGTTTTTTATGGAAGATAAACCTCTAGGTACAATTGGAAGTGTCTCTTTGCTAAAAGATAAAATCTCAACTCCATTTTTTGTAAGTAACTGTGATATTCGTATCGATCAAGACTTTCGTGATGTATATAATTACCACAAAGAAAACCATAATGACATAACTATCGTTACGGCAATTAAAAGCTATAATATTCCTTACGGAGTTATTGAAACTGGTCAAAATGGAATTATGAAAGAAATCACTGAAAAACCCGAAATCTCATATATGATAAATACAGGCGTATATCTCCTCAACGCAGATTTAATAAGAGAAATTCCTCAAGGGGAATTCTTTCACATCACTCATTTAATTGAGAAAGTTAATATTAGGGGAGGACGTGTCGGATGTTTTCCGGTTAGTGATGGTCAGTGGAAAGATATGGGAGAATGGCCTGAATATTTAAAGATGATAAATGTGTTTAATGGCTAG
- a CDS encoding glycosyltransferase, with protein sequence MYRILLVADASSIFIIKFVQALKANCNVNVTVYSPFHNRHIQKEYPYDRVYFDEYRSSALGKLRFFGSRLQPYIQRYKFERFLKSQNKEYDIIHFHWLLPAWTIFPKKYKKYSSNVGGSMWGGELEKLRLLQSKSIYRYKLKKLLSTFSFYIGLGESKKFVENETGFSGNFFYGMYGSSIIEEMQNMSISKIEAKKTLNIHPNKIAVMLGYSGKSIHRHVEILNKILSNKQFAAFQKRLHFVVSMTRGATEQYIVEVEETLKKTGCGYTMIKSEYQTDKDVAILRYATDLAFQLSEFDGLSSSIKEILSSGAILICGNWFSNYHILKEDGFIYWEVGSLDSGIEKFYDIMWSYKSYVDVCKANIKIGGGKYSWNECIKPWASAYSNLLKQTI encoded by the coding sequence ATGTATAGAATTTTGTTAGTTGCTGATGCCAGCTCAATTTTTATAATAAAGTTTGTTCAAGCATTAAAAGCTAATTGTAATGTTAACGTGACTGTTTATTCACCATTTCATAATAGGCATATTCAAAAGGAATATCCATATGATAGAGTTTACTTTGATGAATATAGAAGTAGTGCTTTAGGAAAACTCCGCTTTTTTGGCAGCAGGTTACAACCTTATATTCAGAGATATAAGTTTGAAAGATTTTTGAAATCTCAAAATAAAGAATATGATATTATTCATTTTCACTGGTTACTACCGGCATGGACCATTTTCCCCAAAAAATATAAGAAATATTCGTCTAATGTTGGCGGCAGCATGTGGGGAGGAGAGCTAGAAAAACTTCGATTGTTGCAATCAAAAAGTATTTATCGTTATAAATTAAAAAAACTTTTGTCTACATTCTCGTTTTATATTGGCCTCGGTGAAAGTAAAAAGTTTGTGGAAAATGAAACAGGTTTTAGTGGCAATTTTTTTTATGGAATGTATGGTTCTTCAATTATTGAAGAAATGCAGAATATGTCTATTTCAAAAATAGAAGCAAAGAAAACACTAAATATACATCCAAACAAAATTGCAGTAATGCTCGGATATAGTGGGAAATCAATCCACAGACATGTAGAAATTTTAAATAAAATTCTATCTAACAAGCAATTTGCAGCATTTCAAAAAAGACTGCATTTTGTAGTATCTATGACAAGAGGAGCAACCGAACAATATATAGTTGAAGTTGAAGAGACCTTGAAAAAAACAGGTTGTGGTTATACAATGATAAAATCAGAGTATCAAACTGATAAAGACGTTGCAATTTTAAGATACGCTACAGATTTGGCTTTTCAATTATCCGAATTTGACGGCTTGTCAAGTTCAATTAAAGAGATATTAAGTAGTGGAGCAATCCTTATTTGTGGTAATTGGTTTTCTAATTACCATATTCTGAAAGAAGATGGCTTTATTTATTGGGAAGTTGGTAGTTTAGATTCTGGAATTGAGAAATTTTATGATATCATGTGGTCTTATAAATCTTATGTTGATGTGTGTAAAGCAAATATTAAAATTGGTGGTGGAAAATATTCATGGAACGAGTGTATTAAGCCATGGGCTTCCGCATATTCGAATCTATTGAAACAAACAATTTGA
- a CDS encoding lipopolysaccharide biosynthesis protein, which produces MFRFFKDFFIYGVASIMGKLAAILLIPVYTGVLTKEEYGAMALIVSCKGIIDLFSNLNIHSGIIRDYYETEDDRTKLISTGFFSILGFSNFTLLLVLLSTNFFIEKVLGIAEFKSSFILMALSIPAGSLMSYFSILTRFKKKPIQYSIGSFVQLLVQISISLIGVVYLELGIPSIFLGVLMGEIVSIIYFSFLNRSYIDFCFERKYLKRALLFAIPTLPAILAGWIDSSLGQIIVGRFIDLKELGVYSLSLQIASVFTLISAAFQNVWSPYLYENYNKDTFSLEVTRLFSTITTMLLGISIVFSFLAKEFIILLSNDSYVNASLYLPILCIAMSFYMIFPFATSGIVIARNTYYIGLGYLFGSMFNICSMLLLIKYIGVLAAPVSLCISRIISFVFMWNKTSKYLHFKCPISLLVSIVICSLLSFLCNYFSLSFTYRSICCLILLSFVILKLYRNNGGYIRFNMQ; this is translated from the coding sequence ATGTTTCGTTTTTTTAAAGACTTTTTTATATATGGGGTTGCTTCTATCATGGGGAAACTTGCTGCGATTTTACTCATCCCAGTCTATACAGGTGTCCTTACAAAAGAGGAATATGGGGCAATGGCTCTTATAGTTTCATGTAAGGGTATTATAGATTTATTTTCAAATTTAAACATTCATTCGGGAATTATACGTGATTATTACGAAACAGAAGATGATAGGACAAAATTGATTTCGACAGGTTTTTTCTCGATTTTAGGCTTTTCAAATTTTACATTACTATTGGTTCTATTATCGACTAACTTTTTTATTGAAAAAGTCTTGGGAATAGCTGAATTCAAAAGTTCATTTATATTAATGGCTTTATCTATCCCGGCAGGAAGTTTAATGTCATATTTTTCCATATTAACAAGGTTCAAAAAAAAGCCTATTCAATATTCTATTGGTAGTTTTGTTCAACTATTGGTACAAATTAGTATTTCATTAATAGGTGTTGTATATCTTGAGCTAGGAATTCCAAGTATATTTTTGGGTGTACTAATGGGTGAGATTGTATCTATTATATATTTTTCTTTTTTAAATAGGAGCTACATTGATTTTTGCTTTGAACGGAAATATTTAAAGAGGGCACTACTATTTGCCATTCCAACACTACCAGCAATATTAGCAGGATGGATAGATAGCTCTTTAGGACAAATAATAGTTGGACGTTTTATTGATTTAAAGGAATTGGGTGTTTATTCCTTATCTTTACAAATTGCTTCCGTTTTTACTCTAATAAGTGCAGCTTTTCAAAATGTGTGGTCACCATACTTATATGAGAATTATAATAAGGACACTTTTTCATTAGAGGTTACTCGGCTATTTTCTACTATAACTACAATGTTACTTGGTATATCAATCGTTTTTTCTTTTTTAGCTAAAGAGTTTATCATTTTATTAAGTAATGATAGCTATGTTAATGCCTCGTTATATTTACCGATTTTGTGTATTGCAATGTCATTTTACATGATTTTTCCATTTGCAACCTCTGGCATTGTTATAGCTAGGAACACTTATTACATAGGGTTAGGGTATCTATTTGGAAGCATGTTTAATATATGTTCCATGTTACTGCTAATAAAATATATTGGGGTACTAGCAGCTCCCGTATCTCTCTGCATTTCTCGTATTATTTCATTTGTTTTCATGTGGAATAAAACCAGTAAATATTTACATTTCAAATGTCCTATAAGCCTATTAGTTTCTATAGTTATATGTTCTTTATTATCATTTTTATGTAACTATTTTTCCCTTTCTTTTACATATAGATCTATATGCTGTTTAATTTTGCTTTCATTTGTAATATTGAAGTTATATAGGAATAATGGAGGTTATATAAGATTTAATATGCAATAG
- a CDS encoding EpsG family protein, with translation MIIYFILLLFLLSNISNNKKKSFAILSFTLFLIGFLRTDSVGTDVKSYCNLFDGIAADFFHIDSLQLMYSDIEFGFIFLIKAIKHIFDDSMTIVRVLFLLSFASLYYCILNLSTKPILTLFIYYSLSFYFFSFNGIRQAFAISLSLLVITIFLKHKLSLRNAIISSLWILIIAFFFHKSLVVSIIVPFILKYTHSKFLSNNKLVLTLIVSLLASIFLSSLLVRAISMLDISFMGSDKYSSYLETVTVQESFSYFSNTLHALFAIFLLYTTHKRNPWLQIYAIGTLILVLLSPLSWLFIRVSDNLKIYIILALPFIWQEWKNSKNSVMYQTITIFYCLVLFVNRIMDDNFKDVVPYVCEIFK, from the coding sequence ATGATAATTTACTTTATTTTATTGTTGTTTCTTCTATCTAATATTAGCAATAATAAAAAAAAATCATTTGCAATACTTTCATTTACTTTATTTTTGATAGGTTTTCTCAGGACGGACAGTGTTGGCACAGATGTAAAATCATATTGTAATTTATTTGATGGTATAGCTGCAGATTTCTTCCATATTGACAGTTTGCAATTAATGTATAGTGATATTGAATTCGGTTTTATTTTTCTTATTAAAGCCATTAAGCATATATTTGATGATTCGATGACGATTGTAAGAGTGTTGTTTTTGTTATCATTTGCAAGCCTTTATTATTGTATTCTAAACTTATCGACAAAACCAATCTTAACATTGTTTATTTACTATTCGTTGTCATTCTATTTTTTTTCATTTAATGGTATTAGACAAGCATTTGCAATATCATTGTCTCTATTGGTCATTACAATATTTTTAAAACATAAGCTTAGCCTAAGAAATGCCATTATTTCGTCATTATGGATTTTAATTATCGCTTTTTTCTTTCATAAGTCTCTTGTTGTTTCAATAATTGTCCCATTTATCTTAAAATATACTCATTCTAAATTTCTATCTAACAACAAGTTAGTTTTAACATTAATTGTTAGTTTATTAGCTTCGATCTTTTTAAGTAGTTTATTAGTCAGGGCTATTTCTATGTTAGATATTTCTTTTATGGGTAGTGATAAATATAGTTCATATTTGGAAACCGTTACTGTTCAAGAAAGTTTTTCTTATTTCTCTAATACGCTTCATGCTCTATTTGCTATTTTTCTTTTATATACAACGCATAAAAGAAATCCATGGCTTCAAATCTACGCTATAGGCACTTTAATCCTTGTCCTACTAAGCCCGCTGTCATGGCTGTTTATTAGAGTGTCTGATAATCTAAAGATATATATTATTTTGGCTCTACCTTTTATATGGCAAGAGTGGAAAAACAGCAAAAATTCAGTAATGTATCAAACAATTACCATTTTTTACTGCCTTGTTTTATTTGTAAATAGAATTATGGATGATAATTTTAAAGATGTAGTGCCATATGTATGTGAAATATTTAAATAG
- a CDS encoding glycosyltransferase family 2 protein, giving the protein MRITLIQTAGNRRNELIRFISTLHLQLHDASFDIEYIFVDQADNRDLFVDIEKRLHFVYIKTDKCSLSHARNLAIPKITGDIVSFPDDDCWYPKNLLKKVIDVFMDNIYDGVTGVVTNENGIKYNKYPVSSKELSRNNLCGASSICMFLKYDKSLTFDENIGVGSKYGIGSGEESDYLIRYMGKNHKVLFTPLLIVHHPIHALSRTDKYLQKTYLYAIGTGYIAKKNHLNMLYIFSLLFRPSLGILLFLLKADFYMAKRSLSILRGRIKGLATPIIK; this is encoded by the coding sequence ATGAGAATAACACTGATACAGACAGCTGGAAATAGACGTAATGAATTAATACGCTTTATCTCTACACTACATTTACAATTACATGATGCAAGTTTTGATATAGAATACATATTCGTTGATCAAGCAGATAATAGAGATTTGTTTGTGGATATTGAAAAAAGACTGCATTTTGTATATATAAAGACCGATAAATGTTCGTTAAGTCATGCACGTAATTTGGCCATTCCTAAAATAACAGGGGATATAGTATCCTTTCCCGATGATGATTGTTGGTATCCAAAAAATCTTTTGAAAAAAGTCATAGACGTATTTATGGATAATATATACGATGGGGTTACAGGTGTGGTTACAAATGAGAATGGTATTAAATACAATAAGTATCCTGTTAGCTCTAAAGAATTATCAAGGAATAACCTCTGTGGAGCATCATCAATATGTATGTTTTTAAAGTATGATAAATCTTTGACGTTTGATGAAAATATAGGAGTAGGCTCTAAATATGGAATAGGGTCAGGAGAAGAAAGTGATTATTTGATAAGATACATGGGAAAGAATCATAAGGTTCTATTCACTCCTCTATTAATAGTTCATCATCCGATACACGCATTGTCAAGAACCGATAAATACTTACAAAAGACATATTTATATGCTATAGGAACTGGATATATTGCCAAGAAGAATCATTTGAATATGCTATATATTTTTAGTCTTTTATTTCGACCGTCTTTGGGTATTCTGCTGTTTCTGTTAAAAGCAGATTTTTATATGGCGAAAAGATCTTTGAGCATTTTGAGAGGAAGGATAAAAGGTTTAGCTACTCCTATTATAAAATAA
- a CDS encoding glycosyltransferase, translating to MNILFLYRIYPSYGGVEVVTTVLANEFIKDGHRVTIASFERGKEGLLEQLDKRVFLLHLNRSVLSLHNMRRMKCYCKVNNIDVIINQWGLPFYTSLFLKIAVPNIPLISELHGSPTVTKTLLTTKEKIFMSKTVFDKLKHRLVLFFKRCVIKYGLRYNLRVNDAYILLSPSFIPVLETFIGKHNNKILYAIGNPITVKTDYNNYSTEKTKTLLYVGRMDYANKRVDRVVDFWIRCHNRLPEWNMVLIGDGPYRQALEEKAKNLPRIEFKPFAVDPPIEFYKKASILLLTSDLEGFGLVVIEAMSYGVVPVVYGSYEAIYDIIDAGKNGIITGYPFNEEEFDNSVISLCNDNKQRELLANMAVEKSLVFSIDSIKTQWYTIINNIITI from the coding sequence ATGAATATACTTTTTTTATATAGAATATACCCCAGTTATGGAGGTGTTGAGGTGGTGACTACTGTGCTGGCGAATGAGTTTATAAAAGATGGACATAGAGTTACAATAGCATCTTTTGAGAGAGGAAAAGAAGGGCTTTTAGAGCAATTGGACAAGCGTGTCTTTTTATTACATCTTAATAGAAGTGTCTTATCTTTACACAATATGAGAAGGATGAAATGTTATTGCAAGGTTAATAATATAGATGTTATTATTAATCAATGGGGGCTTCCTTTTTATACATCTTTATTTTTGAAAATTGCAGTTCCCAATATACCTCTAATTTCTGAACTCCATGGCTCCCCTACTGTTACAAAAACACTATTGACAACTAAAGAGAAAATATTCATGTCTAAGACTGTATTTGATAAATTAAAGCATCGTCTGGTTTTATTTTTCAAACGATGTGTAATAAAATATGGGCTTAGATATAATTTGAGAGTAAATGATGCATATATTCTTTTATCACCATCATTTATTCCTGTCCTAGAAACATTTATTGGAAAACACAACAATAAAATACTGTATGCGATAGGAAATCCTATAACGGTTAAAACTGACTATAATAACTATTCTACAGAAAAGACCAAAACCTTACTATACGTTGGACGAATGGATTATGCTAATAAAAGAGTTGACAGAGTTGTTGATTTTTGGATTAGATGTCATAATAGATTACCAGAATGGAATATGGTTTTAATAGGAGATGGACCATATAGGCAAGCATTAGAAGAAAAGGCTAAAAATTTACCTAGAATAGAATTTAAACCTTTTGCTGTAGATCCCCCCATTGAATTTTATAAAAAAGCCTCTATCTTATTGTTAACTTCTGATTTGGAGGGATTTGGACTGGTAGTGATTGAGGCAATGAGTTATGGTGTAGTTCCTGTTGTTTATGGCTCTTATGAAGCTATTTATGACATTATTGATGCAGGGAAGAATGGTATAATAACAGGTTATCCTTTTAATGAGGAGGAATTTGACAATAGTGTTATATCACTGTGTAATGATAATAAACAAAGAGAATTGCTGGCAAACATGGCAGTAGAAAAAAGTCTTGTATTCTCAATAGACTCTATAAAGACACAATGGTATACTATTATCAATAATATAATAACAATCTGA